One Ignavibacteriota bacterium DNA segment encodes these proteins:
- a CDS encoding ABC transporter permease, with amino-acid sequence MTKAFAVARWEYLEKVKSKAFLIGLFLTPIIMIAMGVLPGFFASQPDDSSRTIAVLATDNVVAPVLAQRLQGSYKLQNGLPNYVVLPLIAPPAMGMRSLEAEALQRLEQGEFEGFIVLSPGDSVVEYRSKVVGDFEIRSRIRETLHGILAEQRVKDLGLDKDILRKLDVPLDVRIVKIAEEGKDGGGFEKVFISAYVFLMMLFLLIMSSGQMLVRSMIEEKSNRIVEVLVSSCSPTDLMVGKVLGLSGLGLTQMAFWAAIAVAVSSKFNMTFIEPSQAGLLILYFVLGYLFYAAVFIAAGAPFNTEQEAQQVTSYLVMFLILPIVLAIPAMKDPGAPWIKVLSFIPLLTPTMMALRIPILMPEWWEILLTTVIMVVSIYFGMIVAGRIFRIGILATGKTPGFKEILRWIRTG; translated from the coding sequence ATGACCAAAGCATTCGCCGTCGCGCGGTGGGAGTACCTCGAAAAGGTCAAGAGCAAGGCCTTCCTCATCGGCCTCTTCCTCACGCCGATCATCATGATCGCCATGGGGGTGTTGCCGGGGTTCTTTGCCTCTCAGCCGGATGACTCGAGCCGGACGATCGCCGTGCTCGCCACGGACAATGTGGTCGCGCCGGTCCTCGCCCAGCGTTTGCAGGGATCGTACAAGTTGCAGAACGGGCTCCCCAATTATGTCGTCCTCCCGCTCATCGCGCCTCCCGCGATGGGGATGAGATCGCTTGAGGCCGAGGCGCTCCAGCGCCTGGAGCAGGGAGAATTCGAAGGCTTCATCGTTCTCTCGCCCGGTGATTCGGTCGTGGAGTACCGTTCCAAGGTCGTCGGTGACTTCGAGATCCGCTCGCGCATCCGCGAGACCCTCCACGGGATCCTTGCCGAGCAACGCGTGAAGGACCTGGGGCTGGACAAGGACATCCTCAGGAAGCTGGATGTGCCGCTCGACGTGCGGATCGTGAAGATCGCGGAAGAGGGGAAGGACGGCGGTGGGTTCGAGAAGGTGTTCATCTCGGCGTACGTGTTCCTCATGATGCTCTTCCTGCTCATCATGAGTTCAGGCCAGATGCTTGTGCGTTCCATGATCGAGGAGAAATCCAATCGTATCGTTGAAGTACTGGTATCGTCGTGTTCGCCGACGGATCTGATGGTCGGCAAGGTGCTCGGGCTCAGCGGGCTCGGTCTCACGCAGATGGCGTTCTGGGCGGCGATCGCCGTCGCGGTCTCCTCGAAATTCAACATGACGTTCATCGAACCGTCGCAGGCGGGGCTCCTCATCCTGTACTTCGTCCTGGGCTACCTGTTCTATGCCGCCGTCTTCATCGCTGCGGGTGCGCCGTTCAATACGGAGCAGGAGGCCCAGCAGGTGACGTCCTATCTCGTCATGTTCCTGATCCTGCCGATCGTGCTGGCCATCCCCGCGATGAAGGACCCCGGTGCGCCGTGGATCAAGGTGCTCAGTTTCATTCCACTCCTCACGCCCACGATGATGGCGTTGCGCATTCCGATCCTCATGCCGGAGTGGTGGGAGATCCTTCTCACCACGGTGATCATGGTCGTCTCGATCTACTTCGGTATGATCGTCGCCGGGCGCATCTTCCGGATCGGGATCCTCGCGACCGGGAAGACGCCGGGATTCAAAGAGATCCTCCGCTGGATACGAACGGGATAG
- the asnS gene encoding asparagine--tRNA ligase, producing the protein MSRIYIEQLHEVAGQQVTLHGWLYNKRSSGKIRFLVMRDGTGFVQGVIAKGAVSDEVFARFDELTQESAFTMTGTVRAEKRSPGGFEMDVTDLKILHIAHDYPITPKEHGTDFLMDRRHLWLRSSRQHAILRVRHQVIKSIREFFDGRGFTLVDAPIFTPAACEGTSTLFETKYFDLGSAYLTQSGQLYGEAGAMAFGKVYVFGPTFRAEKSKTRRHLTEFWMVEPEVAFNDLNDNMDLAEAMLEHVVQSCLKNRAAELKLLERNTAMLENVKAPLPRITYDEAVEILHKNGIAFEWGNDLGGTDETVVSQQFDRPVMVHRYPSEVKAFYMKRDPQNPKVALAVDVLAPEGYGEIIGGSQREDDFDALLGRIKEHNLPQSAFDWYLDLRRYGSVPHAGFGLGIERTVSWICGLDHLREAIPFPRMIYRLTP; encoded by the coding sequence ATGAGTCGCATCTATATCGAACAACTGCACGAAGTTGCCGGACAGCAGGTGACCCTGCATGGCTGGCTCTATAACAAGAGATCCAGCGGCAAGATCCGGTTCCTCGTGATGAGGGACGGTACGGGTTTCGTGCAGGGCGTCATCGCCAAGGGCGCGGTATCCGATGAGGTCTTCGCGCGCTTCGATGAACTTACCCAGGAGTCGGCGTTCACGATGACCGGGACCGTGCGGGCAGAAAAGCGGTCGCCCGGCGGGTTCGAAATGGATGTCACGGACCTGAAGATCCTGCACATCGCGCATGACTATCCGATCACCCCGAAGGAACACGGCACCGACTTCCTCATGGACCGCCGTCACCTGTGGCTCCGTTCGAGCCGCCAGCATGCGATCCTCCGCGTTCGCCATCAGGTCATCAAATCGATACGCGAATTCTTCGACGGCAGGGGGTTCACCCTGGTTGACGCTCCGATCTTCACGCCCGCAGCGTGCGAGGGGACGTCCACGCTGTTCGAGACCAAGTACTTCGACCTGGGGAGCGCCTACCTCACGCAGTCGGGCCAGCTGTACGGCGAGGCGGGCGCTATGGCGTTCGGCAAAGTGTACGTCTTTGGCCCGACGTTCCGTGCGGAGAAATCCAAGACACGCCGCCACCTCACCGAGTTCTGGATGGTGGAACCCGAGGTGGCGTTCAACGACCTGAACGACAACATGGACCTCGCCGAGGCGATGCTGGAGCATGTGGTCCAATCGTGCCTGAAGAACCGGGCCGCGGAACTGAAGCTGCTCGAGCGGAATACCGCGATGCTCGAGAACGTCAAGGCACCGCTGCCGCGCATCACGTACGACGAAGCGGTGGAGATCCTGCACAAGAACGGGATCGCCTTCGAGTGGGGGAACGACCTCGGTGGCACGGACGAGACGGTGGTGTCGCAGCAGTTCGACCGCCCGGTGATGGTGCACCGGTATCCGTCGGAGGTGAAGGCGTTCTATATGAAGCGTGACCCGCAGAATCCGAAGGTCGCGCTGGCCGTGGACGTCCTCGCACCGGAAGGCTACGGCGAGATCATCGGCGGGAGCCAGCGTGAGGACGATTTCGATGCACTGCTCGGCCGCATCAAGGAACACAACCTCCCGCAATCGGCATTCGACTGGTATCTGGACCTGCGGCGGTATGGGTCGGTGCCGCATGCCGGCTTCGGCCTGGGCATCGAGCGCACGGTCTCCTGGATCTGCGGGCTCGACCATTTGCGTGAAGCCATTCCGTTCCCGCGGATGATCTATCGCCTCACACCGTGA
- a CDS encoding TonB-dependent receptor produces the protein MSMWHACARMRAASFFVMKGEAFSLHPCPPHRLAVCILLAACTVLSTGPALAQQDSSRATGTDTVRTYLLHEMIVTSQRIPRPALASPSRAVVLSRRTIEATGATSLASVLSVASGLFVKDYGGVSGLKTISQRGLGTEHTLLLLNGLPANSTHNGGFDLGLFSIFDIGSVEIVQGGQSALQGAHAVAGVVNVLTRTMDVGTSLEGGVSVGSFGYRNYHLAAGDGASSVRWRVSASRETSTEDFPFDLRNGPVVYPLVRTNADVYADRLSASCTGPLGTDLRFEAMAAVLDAERGVPGVVTGPYSAGQGRQVDRTALVQASLTVVPGPSVSWETRVQGQYGYQRYRDPGLTIGFVPVDNYTTTREVHVESHAGVQVGTGTQLYVGGDVTLVKGDGNTYRREARRDAWGGAVAAEHIILGSNKVFHIVAFPALRYDHVSSSLEAWSPQLGLLLHCPVDLSFLFRDASFRVRAMTSRNFRTPTFNELYYAGGGGIGNPDLRPERSTGYEAGVGWSGRWLGEHRVDVTGFVTDMTDRIVWVSAPGGNVTPRNLRRVDSRGVEVTYAFDAGVLHVDARYTRQRSLKMSEDYPGDPNTHVPVIYAPEETAGLQGAWTYETGVHAISAIDLSAGFTFVGHRFITEDAQGFLPAYHVMSGGVGVSLAVRDVRMHLQLQVDNALGASYEVMAGYPMPPRSFRLSCDVSY, from the coding sequence GTGAGCATGTGGCACGCGTGTGCCCGCATGCGTGCGGCCTCTTTCTTCGTGATGAAGGGAGAGGCTTTTTCGTTGCATCCTTGCCCACCACATAGACTCGCCGTCTGCATTCTCCTTGCCGCGTGCACCGTACTGTCCACCGGCCCCGCGCTCGCCCAACAGGATTCCTCCCGCGCCACGGGTACGGATACAGTCCGTACATACCTCCTCCATGAGATGATCGTTACGAGCCAGCGCATCCCCCGGCCTGCTCTCGCATCGCCATCCCGCGCCGTTGTCCTCTCACGCAGGACCATCGAAGCCACTGGCGCGACCTCTCTGGCCTCTGTGCTTTCGGTCGCGAGCGGACTCTTCGTCAAGGATTACGGAGGTGTTTCCGGGCTGAAAACCATTTCCCAGCGGGGACTTGGCACCGAACACACGCTCCTCCTTCTGAACGGTCTTCCCGCGAACAGCACCCACAACGGCGGGTTCGATCTGGGCCTGTTCTCAATATTTGATATCGGATCGGTGGAGATCGTTCAGGGCGGACAGTCCGCTTTGCAGGGAGCTCATGCAGTGGCGGGTGTGGTGAATGTGCTCACCCGCACGATGGACGTGGGAACGTCGTTGGAAGGCGGAGTTTCGGTCGGTTCGTTTGGATACCGCAACTATCATCTTGCAGCAGGTGACGGCGCATCGTCGGTCCGCTGGAGAGTGAGTGCTTCCCGCGAGACGAGTACAGAAGATTTTCCGTTCGATCTCAGGAATGGCCCCGTCGTGTATCCCCTCGTCCGTACGAATGCCGACGTGTATGCAGACCGGTTGTCGGCCTCCTGCACGGGCCCTCTCGGTACGGATCTCCGGTTCGAGGCCATGGCCGCCGTGCTCGATGCAGAACGGGGTGTCCCCGGTGTTGTGACAGGACCGTATAGTGCAGGACAGGGGCGGCAGGTCGACAGGACGGCGCTGGTGCAGGCATCGCTGACGGTGGTGCCCGGGCCGTCGGTGTCGTGGGAAACGCGCGTCCAGGGGCAGTATGGGTACCAGCGCTACCGTGATCCCGGATTGACCATCGGGTTCGTTCCCGTGGACAACTACACGACCACCCGTGAAGTGCATGTTGAATCGCATGCCGGCGTGCAGGTCGGCACCGGTACGCAGCTGTACGTGGGTGGCGACGTGACCCTGGTGAAGGGTGACGGGAACACCTATCGCCGTGAGGCCCGGCGTGATGCGTGGGGGGGAGCGGTCGCCGCGGAGCACATCATTCTCGGATCGAACAAGGTGTTCCATATCGTTGCCTTCCCCGCGCTCCGGTACGACCACGTTTCGTCATCGCTCGAAGCCTGGAGTCCCCAGCTTGGACTCTTGTTGCACTGTCCGGTGGATCTGTCATTCCTTTTTCGTGACGCATCGTTCCGGGTCCGGGCCATGACCAGCAGGAACTTCCGCACGCCGACGTTCAACGAGCTGTACTATGCAGGCGGTGGAGGTATCGGCAATCCGGACCTGCGCCCGGAGCGGTCGACCGGCTACGAGGCCGGCGTGGGTTGGTCGGGCCGATGGCTTGGCGAACACCGCGTCGATGTCACCGGATTCGTCACCGACATGACCGACAGGATCGTATGGGTGTCCGCACCGGGGGGCAATGTCACTCCGCGCAATCTGCGGCGGGTCGATTCCAGGGGCGTTGAGGTCACGTATGCATTCGATGCGGGAGTCCTTCACGTAGATGCCCGCTACACCCGGCAGAGATCACTCAAAATGTCAGAGGACTATCCCGGCGATCCCAACACGCATGTCCCTGTCATCTATGCCCCCGAAGAGACCGCGGGGCTGCAGGGAGCCTGGACGTACGAAACGGGAGTGCATGCCATCAGCGCGATCGATCTCTCCGCCGGGTTCACTTTTGTGGGCCATCGGTTCATTACGGAGGACGCTCAGGGATTCCTGCCGGCGTACCATGTGATGAGCGGAGGTGTTGGGGTGTCTCTGGCGGTCCGGGATGTGCGCATGCATCTTCAGCTTCAGGTGGACAATGCGCTTGGCGCCTCGTATGAGGTGATGGCGGGATACCCGATGCCTCCGCGGTCGTTCCGGCTGTCGTGTGATGTCTCCTATTGA
- a CDS encoding glycosyltransferase family 9 protein codes for MSPAPGHLRRMERGVKRMALTVARALFRQRRHDPLQSDAIRRILIIRQHNQLGDMLCATPLLRAVRSRFPDAFIALLTSPVNHAVMMHHPALDETILFDKRQFLAGGRLHPLRLIRFVRSLRARTFDLVLVPATVSMSATSDFLAYATGARWRLGVGSLEGVENPSAFFYTEGVVLSWTGKGPVHQTIRNMDVARSLSLPDPGQALNLELTEEEKASAARKWPNRGGRRMMAFHVGAGKVPNRWPADRFANIIDAVVGNLGYDAILICGPMDEGPVEAVFSALHVDVQRVVNESIRAVASCLSRVDLLVSNDTGIMHVGAAVGIPVLSLFGPTDPQQWAPVGPRHRCIKSRTSDIADITAEEVLKHITEMTGSTGAPAGRRAQ; via the coding sequence ATGAGTCCTGCGCCAGGCCATCTTCGCCGGATGGAGCGGGGTGTGAAGAGGATGGCGCTGACAGTGGCACGTGCGCTGTTCCGTCAGCGCCGGCACGATCCGCTCCAGAGTGATGCGATCCGCCGGATCCTCATCATACGGCAGCACAATCAGCTGGGCGACATGCTGTGTGCGACGCCTCTCCTGCGTGCCGTCCGGTCCCGTTTCCCCGATGCCTTCATTGCACTGCTGACCAGCCCGGTGAATCATGCCGTCATGATGCACCATCCGGCCCTGGATGAAACGATCCTGTTCGACAAGCGGCAGTTCCTGGCCGGGGGGCGCCTTCACCCCCTCCGTTTGATACGGTTCGTGCGATCGCTGCGCGCACGCACGTTCGACCTCGTCCTCGTCCCTGCCACCGTCTCGATGTCCGCAACCAGCGACTTCCTGGCCTATGCCACGGGTGCGCGATGGCGCCTCGGCGTCGGTTCCCTGGAGGGGGTGGAGAACCCCTCGGCGTTCTTCTATACGGAGGGAGTGGTGCTTTCCTGGACAGGGAAGGGACCTGTTCACCAGACCATCCGGAACATGGATGTCGCCCGTTCGTTGTCCCTCCCTGACCCGGGGCAGGCCCTGAACCTTGAGCTGACAGAGGAAGAGAAAGCCTCTGCTGCAAGAAAATGGCCGAACCGGGGAGGCCGGCGGATGATGGCCTTCCATGTGGGAGCAGGGAAGGTCCCGAATCGGTGGCCTGCCGATCGGTTCGCTAATATAATAGATGCGGTGGTTGGGAACCTCGGGTATGATGCGATTCTGATCTGTGGGCCGATGGATGAAGGCCCCGTTGAGGCAGTGTTTTCGGCTTTACACGTTGATGTACAACGTGTTGTAAATGAGTCAATTAGGGCAGTTGCTTCATGTCTTTCCCGTGTCGATCTCCTGGTCTCGAACGACACCGGGATCATGCATGTCGGGGCCGCAGTAGGGATCCCCGTGCTGTCATTGTTTGGTCCTACTGACCCCCAGCAGTGGGCACCAGTCGGACCCCGGCATCGTTGTATAAAGAGCAGGACCAGTGATATCGCCGATATCACAGCCGAAGAGGTGCTGAAGCACATAACAGAGATGACCGGGAGCACGGGAGCACCGGCAGGGAGAAGGGCGCAATGA
- a CDS encoding deoxynucleoside kinase: protein MSPQDHNAPAPQTDLRYIAIEGVIGAGKTTLARMVGETLGARVVLEQFEENPFLKDFYRDPERYAFQTQIFFLLTRYKQQRNLFQGDLFQSFIVTDYIFEKDKIFAYLNLQDEELKLYETLVNSIEHNIPTPDLVVYLQSSVPRLMSNIKQRGRSFENHMSESYIKELNEAYNYFFFRYKATPLLIVNGTEIDFVGNKDHYDQLVREILRPTRAPVEYYNPRVQP from the coding sequence GTGTCACCACAGGACCATAACGCCCCCGCACCACAGACCGACCTCCGGTACATCGCGATCGAAGGCGTGATCGGCGCCGGAAAGACGACGCTTGCCCGTATGGTGGGCGAGACCCTGGGTGCCCGTGTCGTCCTCGAACAGTTCGAAGAGAATCCGTTCCTGAAGGATTTCTATCGTGATCCGGAGCGATATGCCTTCCAGACACAGATCTTTTTCCTCTTGACGCGCTACAAGCAGCAACGGAACCTGTTCCAGGGGGATCTGTTCCAGAGTTTCATCGTCACGGATTACATCTTTGAAAAGGACAAGATCTTCGCGTACCTCAACCTGCAGGACGAGGAGCTGAAGCTGTACGAGACGCTGGTGAACAGCATCGAACACAACATTCCGACGCCCGATCTCGTGGTGTACCTGCAGTCCAGTGTACCGCGGCTGATGTCCAACATCAAGCAGCGTGGACGTTCGTTCGAGAACCACATGTCCGAATCGTACATCAAGGAACTGAACGAAGCGTACAACTACTTCTTCTTCCGGTACAAGGCCACGCCGTTGCTGATCGTGAATGGCACGGAGATCGATTTCGTCGGGAACAAGGATCATTATGACCAGCTCGTGCGCGAGATCCTCCGGCCGACGCGTGCACCGGTCGAGTATTACAACCCCAGGGTTCAGCCGTAA
- a CDS encoding ATP-binding cassette domain-containing protein encodes MLTVQHLVKRFSSVVAVNGVSFTVNAGEIFGLLGPNGAGKTTTIRMILHILEPDGGAILYHGNPFTEQTRNVLGYLPEERGLYKKSKVIDTLLYFGELRGLTRTGARERARAWLQRFELSGQENRKVEEFSKGNQQKIQFIASVIHDPALVILDEPFSGLDPVNQLLFKDILLDMKQEGKAIILSTHQMDQAERLSDSLCLINRGAVVLGGSVREVKQRYGKNTLHVEFDGDGGFMETLPGVQRALLYERSAELELEAGATTRTVIEAINPRVELRKVELLEPSLHSIFLQVVGDPADVKGEVAP; translated from the coding sequence ATGTTGACCGTTCAGCATCTTGTGAAGCGTTTCTCGTCCGTCGTTGCGGTGAACGGCGTCTCGTTCACCGTGAATGCCGGAGAGATCTTCGGCCTTCTCGGCCCCAATGGAGCAGGGAAGACCACCACGATCCGCATGATCCTGCACATCCTCGAGCCGGATGGCGGAGCGATCCTGTATCACGGGAACCCGTTCACAGAGCAGACGCGCAATGTTCTGGGGTATCTTCCGGAAGAGCGCGGCCTGTATAAGAAGAGCAAGGTGATCGATACGCTCCTCTACTTCGGTGAGCTGCGGGGGCTCACGCGTACGGGGGCGCGCGAACGTGCGCGGGCGTGGCTGCAGCGTTTCGAGCTGTCCGGCCAGGAGAACCGGAAGGTGGAGGAGTTCTCCAAAGGCAATCAGCAGAAGATCCAATTCATTGCATCGGTCATTCACGATCCGGCCCTCGTCATCCTGGATGAGCCGTTCTCCGGGCTCGATCCCGTGAACCAGCTTCTCTTCAAGGACATCCTGCTGGACATGAAACAGGAAGGGAAGGCGATCATCCTGTCCACGCACCAGATGGATCAGGCAGAGCGTTTGAGCGATTCCCTCTGCCTCATCAATCGTGGTGCCGTCGTGCTCGGCGGTTCCGTACGGGAGGTGAAGCAGCGGTACGGCAAGAACACGCTCCACGTCGAATTCGATGGTGACGGTGGTTTCATGGAGACCTTGCCCGGGGTCCAGCGCGCACTGCTGTATGAACGGAGCGCGGAACTCGAACTGGAGGCCGGTGCGACGACGCGGACGGTCATCGAGGCCATCAATCCACGCGTTGAATTGCGCAAGGTCGAGCTGCTGGAACCGTCGCTGCATTCGATCTTCCTGCAGGTCGTCGGAGATCCTGCCGATGTGAAGGGGGAGGTGGCACCATGA
- the folB gene encoding dihydroneopterin aldolase produces MEPAGSSTASHVIRIRNAVFYAYHGVMADEQNLGGKFEIDVDLYGDFSEAARTDSLKNTVDYERVYGFIGATVLAKKYYLLEALGRVIATGLIAEFPPLSAVTVRIRKPHPPVRGVVDYVEVETSEHR; encoded by the coding sequence ATGGAACCAGCCGGGAGCAGTACCGCCAGCCACGTGATCCGCATCAGAAATGCGGTCTTTTATGCTTATCACGGCGTCATGGCGGACGAACAGAATCTGGGCGGCAAGTTTGAGATCGATGTGGACCTCTACGGTGATTTCTCTGAGGCTGCCCGAACGGATTCACTCAAGAACACGGTCGATTACGAACGCGTGTACGGGTTCATTGGCGCCACCGTGCTGGCGAAGAAGTACTACCTGCTCGAAGCGCTCGGACGGGTGATCGCCACGGGACTCATCGCAGAGTTCCCGCCGTTGAGCGCGGTGACGGTCCGGATCCGGAAACCGCATCCACCGGTCCGCGGGGTCGTCGACTATGTGGAGGTTGAGACGAGCGAGCACCGATGA
- a CDS encoding glutamate--tRNA ligase, which yields MSTVRVRFAPSPTGYLHVGGLRTALYNYLFAKKHGGAFLLRIEDTDRTRLVEGAVENLIRTLGWAGLRFDEGPGAGGDRGPYVQSERLSLYRTYAEQLIRDGHAYYAFDTAEELELMKAEQERLKLTPKYDRRALKLSAAEVEAKLASGAPSVVRLRVPDATTVVIEDVVRGHVEFESAMIDDQVLLKSDGYPTYHLANVVDDHLMRITHVIRGEEWLSSTPKHVLLYQAFGWAMPVFAHLPLLLNPDRSKLSKRQGDVAVEDYMRKGYLPEALLNFIAFLGWNPGDEREIFSLEELVREFTLERVGKSGAVFNIEKLDSVNKEYIKAASTARLTEEIRHRLTAHGMAVPPDHHIAGVIVLMKERVATLEEFVTGCGYLYADPAAYDEEAIKKNWKPETGGWLRELLPLLPGADGFTASSLESIVKERATVIGVGAGKLIHPLRLAVSGTSKGPGLFEMMELLGRDACVRRIGRALAALG from the coding sequence GTGTCCACGGTCCGAGTTCGCTTCGCCCCGAGTCCGACGGGTTACCTTCATGTCGGAGGCCTCCGCACGGCGTTGTACAACTATCTCTTTGCGAAGAAGCACGGCGGGGCCTTCCTGCTGCGCATCGAAGACACGGACCGCACACGCCTCGTTGAAGGGGCCGTCGAGAATCTCATCCGGACCCTCGGATGGGCAGGGCTCCGGTTTGACGAAGGACCCGGCGCCGGAGGGGACCGTGGTCCCTACGTTCAGTCCGAGCGCCTTTCGTTGTATCGCACGTACGCGGAACAGTTGATCCGCGACGGCCACGCGTACTACGCATTCGATACGGCCGAAGAGTTGGAGCTGATGAAGGCGGAGCAGGAGCGGCTGAAGCTCACGCCGAAGTACGACCGGCGCGCATTGAAGCTCTCTGCCGCGGAGGTGGAGGCGAAACTCGCCTCGGGCGCCCCCTCTGTCGTGCGCCTGCGCGTGCCGGATGCGACGACGGTGGTGATCGAGGACGTGGTCCGGGGCCATGTGGAGTTCGAGAGTGCCATGATCGACGATCAGGTGCTGCTGAAATCCGATGGCTACCCGACGTACCACCTGGCGAACGTTGTGGATGACCATCTCATGCGCATCACCCATGTGATCCGCGGGGAGGAATGGCTCTCAAGTACGCCCAAGCACGTCCTTCTCTATCAGGCGTTCGGGTGGGCAATGCCGGTATTCGCCCATCTTCCGCTCTTGTTGAACCCCGACCGATCGAAGTTGAGCAAACGCCAGGGGGATGTTGCGGTCGAAGATTATATGCGGAAGGGATATCTCCCTGAAGCCTTGCTGAACTTCATCGCCTTCCTCGGGTGGAATCCGGGCGACGAGCGGGAGATATTCTCGCTGGAGGAACTTGTCCGCGAGTTCACGTTGGAACGGGTAGGGAAGTCCGGGGCGGTATTCAACATCGAGAAACTGGACTCGGTGAACAAGGAGTATATCAAGGCGGCTTCCACGGCACGGCTGACGGAGGAGATCCGTCACCGCCTCACCGCGCACGGGATGGCCGTACCTCCGGATCACCATATCGCCGGCGTGATCGTGCTGATGAAGGAGCGGGTCGCCACGCTGGAGGAATTCGTCACGGGATGCGGCTACCTCTACGCGGACCCTGCGGCGTATGACGAGGAGGCCATCAAGAAGAACTGGAAACCCGAGACCGGGGGATGGTTGCGTGAGTTGCTGCCCCTCTTGCCGGGCGCCGACGGATTCACGGCCTCGTCCCTGGAATCCATTGTCAAAGAACGGGCCACCGTGATCGGTGTCGGGGCAGGAAAACTCATTCATCCGCTCCGCCTCGCGGTCAGCGGTACTTCCAAAGGCCCAGGGTTGTTTGAGATGATGGAACTCCTCGGCCGGGATGCCTGCGTTCGCCGGATCGGGCGGGCACTGGCCGCTCTCGGTTGA
- the nadA gene encoding quinolinate synthase NadA, with the protein MMIGKNAGIDYRKEILRLKGEMNAVLLAHYYQDSEIQDLADVIGDSLELSRRAASTSADVIVFAGVHFMAETAKILNPDKLVLLPDLAAGCSLAEGAPGPAFRAWREAHPGHVSITYINCSAEVKAESDIICTSSNAEKIIRQIPLDQPILFAPDRNLGRYLSKKTGRDMVLWDGSCVVHETFSEAKVIELQMAHPDAELIAHPECESALLSRASYIGSTSALLAYVQKASARRFIVATEPGIIHQMKKAAPEKEYIPAPPLANCACNECPYMKLNTLEKLYLCMKNRAPEIIMDEATRARALRPIQRMLAMS; encoded by the coding sequence ATGATGATAGGCAAGAATGCGGGGATCGACTACCGCAAAGAGATCCTCCGGCTCAAAGGAGAGATGAACGCGGTCCTCCTGGCGCATTACTATCAGGATTCCGAGATCCAGGACCTCGCGGATGTCATTGGTGATAGTCTTGAACTATCCCGGCGGGCCGCTTCGACGAGTGCTGACGTGATCGTGTTCGCGGGTGTTCATTTCATGGCGGAGACGGCCAAGATCCTCAATCCCGACAAATTGGTCCTGCTGCCGGACCTTGCAGCCGGATGTTCGCTCGCGGAAGGGGCGCCCGGACCGGCATTCCGGGCATGGCGCGAGGCCCATCCCGGGCACGTGTCCATCACCTATATCAATTGTTCCGCGGAGGTGAAAGCAGAAAGCGATATCATCTGTACGTCGAGCAATGCCGAAAAGATCATCCGGCAGATACCTCTGGACCAGCCGATCCTGTTCGCTCCGGACCGGAACCTGGGGCGGTACCTGAGCAAGAAGACGGGTCGGGACATGGTCCTGTGGGATGGTTCCTGCGTGGTGCATGAAACGTTCAGCGAGGCGAAGGTCATCGAACTGCAGATGGCGCATCCTGACGCAGAACTGATCGCACACCCGGAGTGCGAGTCGGCGCTCCTGTCGCGTGCCTCGTACATCGGCTCGACCTCGGCGCTGCTCGCGTACGTTCAGAAAGCTTCCGCGCGACGGTTCATCGTCGCCACCGAGCCCGGCATCATCCACCAGATGAAGAAAGCCGCCCCGGAGAAGGAGTATATCCCGGCACCTCCGCTTGCGAATTGTGCATGCAATGAGTGCCCGTACATGAAACTGAACACGCTGGAAAAGCTCTACCTCTGCATGAAGAACCGGGCCCCGGAGATCATCATGGACGAGGCGACGCGTGCGAGGGCGCTACGCCCGATCCAGCGGATGCTTGCCATGAGTTGA
- the folK gene encoding 2-amino-4-hydroxy-6-hydroxymethyldihydropteridine diphosphokinase translates to MSTYRAFIGLGSNVGERFHHITDAAVALRGIPRTSVVWFSPVYDTDAWGKTDQARFLNAACEVSTELEPAELLAALKEIETRLGRTMHEHWGPREIDLDILLYDGMVVETPEVCVPHRDLANRRFVLVPLRDIAPDLVHPISGLTVEEMASACSDQGRVVRSNHYITV, encoded by the coding sequence ATGAGCACCTACCGGGCGTTCATAGGCCTCGGGTCGAATGTGGGGGAGCGCTTCCATCACATCACGGATGCTGCCGTTGCGTTGCGTGGCATCCCCAGGACCTCGGTGGTATGGTTCTCCCCGGTCTATGACACCGATGCATGGGGCAAGACCGACCAGGCGCGATTCCTGAACGCAGCGTGTGAGGTCTCGACGGAACTGGAGCCTGCAGAACTCCTGGCGGCGCTGAAGGAGATCGAGACACGCCTGGGCCGTACGATGCACGAGCACTGGGGGCCACGCGAAATCGACCTGGATATCCTGCTGTATGATGGCATGGTCGTGGAGACGCCGGAGGTCTGTGTTCCGCACCGCGACCTTGCGAACCGGAGATTCGTGCTTGTTCCGCTCAGGGACATCGCGCCCGACCTTGTCCATCCGATCTCAGGGTTGACGGTCGAAGAGATGGCCTCGGCGTGTTCGGATCAGGGACGTGTGGTCAGATCCAACCATTACATCACCGTGTAG